A region from the Azospirillaceae bacterium genome encodes:
- a CDS encoding pitrilysin family protein — MMRFTRTLAALALTTALCSTLPPLAPALAADTPAVAPGGKVSVPPLAFTQRTLANGLKVIALPDTGTPTVSVQVWYGVGSKDDPKGRSGFAHLFEHMMFKSTRDMAAEQFDRLTEDVGGYNNASTNDDYTNYFETVPANHLERILWAEAERMGSLVVDEDNFKSERDVVKEELRQRVLAQPYGRLFYLMFPQVSFKVHPYGRPGIGSIEDLDASTLQDVQAFHATYYRPDNATLVVVGNFKPAELDAWVDKYFGGLGHPAAAIPRVTAVEPARTAPETLTVAQPGLPLPAVLLSYPFPKATDRDVPALIVLDAILGHGDSSRLNQSLVYEKQVASEVFTFQAVNQQPGAYAIGAILAGGATAEAGEKALLDALAQVSKDGVTEAELAAARNQLVTDELQERETADGRASLLAKAAVVFGDPKRADTLLADIQAVTADDVKRVAATWLKPDTRIAVRYVPAEGAGKGGDTITTSPSIAAAPLVTPADLKIVQPAPADQRQAPPTAGPAVEAALPQPVDKRLANGLRVIVVPTHGVPLVEASLRIGGGGAVDPARLPGTAAMTADVLTKGTHKLSAPEIARDVEALGGTLTATAGWDGSELSLLVKADVLEPAAAIFADVARNPAFAGEELDRERHQTLDGLTVSLKEPAGLAKLVAPRVLYGDAAYGHPLTGTPKSLAALKPADLAAYHRTWWRPDNATLVLAGPLTAEQGLKLAEKLFGDWAKPKAALPALPASPVQPAGRAVVVDLPQSGQAAVLVVRPGLARSDKDYYPASVANAVLGVGYSSRLNQEIRIKRGLSYGAGSALDFRRVPGPFVASTQTKNPSAPEVAGLITDEMAKLGTQAPSEAELAGRKAVLIGNFGRAVERTQGVAGLVGALALQGVPLDEIGRYISSVQAVTPEQVQQAASRTLSPDQGSLVVVGDSGQFLAALKAKYPKVEVIPAAQLNLDSGNLNQPAAKAKPAKEKAAQ; from the coding sequence ATGATGCGCTTCACCCGCACGCTCGCGGCCCTGGCCCTGACCACCGCCCTTTGCTCCACCTTGCCGCCGCTGGCGCCCGCCCTGGCGGCGGACACACCGGCGGTTGCGCCCGGTGGCAAGGTCTCCGTGCCGCCGCTGGCGTTCACGCAGCGCACGCTGGCCAACGGCCTGAAGGTCATCGCCCTGCCGGACACCGGCACGCCCACCGTGTCGGTGCAGGTGTGGTACGGCGTGGGGTCCAAGGATGATCCCAAGGGGCGCAGCGGCTTCGCGCATCTGTTCGAACACATGATGTTCAAAAGCACGCGCGACATGGCGGCGGAACAGTTCGACCGGCTGACGGAAGATGTCGGTGGCTACAACAACGCCTCCACCAACGACGACTACACCAATTACTTTGAGACGGTGCCCGCCAACCACCTGGAACGCATCCTGTGGGCGGAGGCGGAGCGCATGGGCTCCCTCGTCGTGGATGAGGACAACTTCAAGTCCGAACGCGACGTGGTGAAGGAGGAATTGCGCCAGCGCGTGCTGGCCCAGCCCTACGGCCGGCTGTTCTACCTGATGTTCCCGCAGGTCAGCTTCAAGGTGCACCCCTACGGCCGCCCCGGCATCGGCAGCATCGAGGATCTGGACGCGTCCACCTTGCAGGACGTGCAGGCCTTCCACGCGACATACTACCGGCCGGACAACGCCACCCTGGTGGTGGTGGGCAATTTCAAGCCGGCCGAGCTGGACGCCTGGGTGGACAAGTATTTCGGCGGCCTGGGCCATCCCGCGGCCGCCATTCCCCGCGTGACGGCGGTGGAACCGGCGCGCACAGCGCCGGAAACGCTGACGGTGGCGCAGCCGGGCCTGCCCCTGCCGGCCGTGCTGCTCTCATACCCCTTCCCCAAGGCGACGGACCGGGACGTGCCGGCGCTGATCGTGCTGGACGCCATCCTGGGCCATGGCGACAGCAGCCGCCTGAATCAATCGCTGGTCTATGAAAAGCAGGTGGCGAGCGAGGTCTTCACCTTCCAGGCGGTGAACCAGCAGCCGGGCGCCTACGCCATCGGCGCCATCCTGGCCGGCGGCGCCACGGCGGAGGCGGGGGAGAAGGCCCTGCTGGACGCACTGGCCCAGGTGTCCAAGGATGGCGTGACGGAGGCTGAGCTGGCCGCCGCCCGCAACCAGCTGGTGACGGACGAGTTGCAGGAGCGTGAGACGGCGGACGGCCGCGCCAGCCTGCTGGCCAAGGCCGCCGTGGTGTTCGGTGATCCCAAGCGTGCCGACACCCTGCTGGCCGATATCCAGGCGGTGACGGCCGACGACGTGAAGCGCGTAGCCGCCACCTGGCTGAAACCCGACACCCGCATCGCCGTGCGCTATGTCCCGGCGGAAGGGGCCGGGAAGGGGGGCGACACCATCACCACCTCCCCCTCCATCGCGGCGGCCCCGCTGGTGACCCCGGCCGACCTGAAGATCGTGCAGCCGGCCCCGGCCGACCAGCGCCAGGCGCCGCCCACGGCCGGCCCTGCCGTTGAGGCAGCCTTGCCCCAGCCGGTGGACAAGCGCCTGGCCAACGGCCTGCGCGTCATCGTCGTGCCCACGCACGGCGTGCCGCTGGTGGAGGCGTCCTTGCGCATCGGCGGCGGCGGGGCGGTGGATCCGGCCAGGCTGCCGGGCACCGCGGCCATGACCGCCGATGTCCTGACCAAGGGCACCCACAAGCTGTCGGCACCGGAGATCGCCCGTGATGTCGAGGCGCTGGGCGGCACGCTGACCGCCACCGCCGGCTGGGACGGGTCGGAACTGTCGCTGCTGGTGAAGGCCGACGTGCTGGAACCGGCCGCCGCCATCTTCGCCGATGTTGCCCGCAACCCGGCCTTCGCGGGTGAGGAACTGGACCGGGAACGCCACCAGACCCTGGACGGCCTGACGGTTTCCCTGAAGGAACCGGCGGGACTGGCCAAGCTGGTGGCGCCGCGCGTGCTGTACGGCGATGCCGCCTACGGCCACCCGCTGACCGGTACGCCCAAATCGCTGGCGGCACTGAAACCGGCCGACCTGGCGGCCTACCATCGCACCTGGTGGCGCCCCGACAACGCCACCCTGGTGCTGGCCGGTCCCCTGACGGCGGAGCAGGGCCTCAAACTGGCGGAGAAGCTGTTCGGCGATTGGGCCAAGCCCAAGGCCGCCCTGCCGGCGCTGCCGGCGTCCCCGGTGCAGCCGGCGGGTCGCGCCGTGGTGGTCGATCTGCCCCAGTCCGGCCAGGCGGCGGTGCTGGTGGTGCGGCCCGGGCTGGCGCGGTCGGACAAGGATTATTACCCGGCCTCCGTCGCCAACGCGGTGCTGGGCGTGGGGTACTCCTCGCGTCTGAACCAGGAGATCCGCATCAAGCGCGGCCTCAGCTATGGCGCCGGTTCGGCGCTGGATTTCCGCCGGGTGCCGGGGCCGTTCGTCGCCTCCACCCAGACCAAGAACCCCTCGGCCCCCGAGGTCGCCGGCCTGATCACGGATGAGATGGCCAAGCTGGGGACGCAGGCGCCCAGCGAGGCCGAACTGGCAGGCCGCAAGGCGGTGCTGATCGGCAATTTCGGTCGCGCGGTGGAGCGTACCCAGGGTGTCGCCGGCCTGGTGGGCGCGCTGGCCTTGCAGGGTGTGCCCCTGGATGAGATCGGCCGTTACATTTCTTCCGTCCAGGCGGTGA
- a CDS encoding TonB-dependent siderophore receptor, whose product MSNLRQFLSVYSIALASAVSVVSLSAGMARADEGAPVSSEEEVLVTGQRLATDASSALKSDTPLLETPQSVSVITRADLDLRVADSLNEALNYIAGVGPDTRGNTAGRYDLMTVRGFNADQYLDGLHVISSTNGYATPQIDLAFLERVEVVKGPASVLYGNANPGGIVALTSKLPTGETFGQVSLTAGSYNTFRETVDLGGVLNESGSLSYRLVGVNDRSDTQISHTESERWGVSPSLTWKPDNQTSWTVLFVHQQDPKSGGYGSLPVDGSLLSNPNGNIPRDFYDGEPDAERFNRTENMVTSLFTHKFDNDWTVHQSTRYMHLTTDYQSVYSTGSFADAAETQLIRSIAVAKEETSNLTLDTNLTGTVHTGPLTHNLIFGVDYQNTIQFEAAGFGGSVGNLDVFDPVYGSAITLPATSFDVRLHMQQTGVYAQDQIALGGFRLVLSGRNDWLDINQLSYLSNSTTSKSDSSFTGRAGLLYLFDNGVAPYVSYATSFLPQTSTDKNGNVLSPTEGKQVEVGVKYQPKVWNAMLTAGIYELRETNVATTDPSFPTASIAAGEVRSRGVELEGSASPIQGLDLHASYTYIDNMVTKDNSGLEGSRPYAVPQTTANAYANYTLQEGPLAGVGFGGGVRYLGRSFNGAADGAGAMAIPGATLFDLMGSYDFSHLAPSLTGLTVNLDVTNLLDRRYISSCYSTIWCWYGPGRDVKANVSYRW is encoded by the coding sequence GTGTCTAACCTGCGGCAGTTCCTCTCTGTGTATTCCATCGCGCTCGCGTCCGCCGTCTCGGTGGTCAGCCTGAGTGCCGGCATGGCCCGCGCCGATGAAGGCGCCCCCGTCTCTTCCGAAGAAGAGGTGCTGGTCACCGGTCAGCGGTTGGCGACCGACGCGTCCAGTGCGCTGAAAAGCGACACCCCCCTGCTTGAGACCCCCCAGTCGGTCAGCGTCATCACCCGCGCCGATCTGGATCTGCGGGTCGCCGACAGCCTGAACGAGGCGCTGAACTACATCGCCGGCGTCGGCCCGGACACGCGCGGCAACACCGCCGGCCGGTATGACCTGATGACCGTGCGCGGTTTCAACGCCGACCAGTACCTGGACGGCCTGCACGTCATCAGCTCCACCAACGGCTATGCCACGCCGCAGATCGACCTGGCCTTCCTGGAACGGGTGGAAGTGGTGAAGGGCCCGGCGTCCGTGCTGTACGGCAACGCCAACCCGGGCGGCATCGTGGCGCTCACCAGCAAGCTGCCCACGGGTGAGACCTTCGGCCAGGTCAGCCTGACCGCCGGCAGCTACAACACCTTCCGCGAGACGGTGGACCTGGGCGGCGTGCTGAACGAAAGCGGCAGCCTCAGCTACCGCCTGGTGGGCGTCAACGACCGGTCCGACACCCAGATCAGCCACACCGAGTCCGAGCGCTGGGGCGTCAGCCCCAGCCTGACCTGGAAGCCTGACAACCAGACCAGCTGGACCGTGCTGTTCGTGCACCAGCAGGACCCGAAGAGCGGCGGCTATGGCTCGCTGCCCGTCGATGGCTCGCTGCTGTCGAACCCGAACGGCAACATCCCGCGCGACTTCTATGACGGTGAGCCGGATGCCGAGCGGTTCAACCGCACGGAAAACATGGTCACGTCGCTGTTCACGCACAAGTTCGACAACGACTGGACGGTGCACCAGAGCACCCGCTACATGCACCTGACGACGGACTATCAGAGCGTCTACAGCACCGGCAGCTTCGCCGATGCCGCCGAGACGCAGCTGATCCGGTCCATCGCCGTCGCCAAGGAAGAGACCAGCAACCTGACGCTGGACACCAACCTGACCGGCACCGTCCACACCGGCCCGCTGACCCACAACCTGATCTTCGGTGTCGATTACCAGAACACCATCCAATTCGAGGCGGCCGGCTTCGGCGGCAGCGTCGGCAACCTGGACGTCTTCGACCCGGTCTACGGTTCGGCCATCACCCTGCCGGCCACCAGCTTCGACGTGCGCCTGCATATGCAGCAGACCGGCGTCTACGCCCAGGACCAGATCGCCCTGGGCGGCTTCCGCCTGGTGCTGAGCGGCCGCAACGACTGGCTGGACATCAACCAGCTGAGCTACCTCAGCAACAGCACCACGTCCAAGAGCGACTCCTCCTTCACCGGCCGCGCCGGCCTGCTGTACCTGTTCGACAACGGCGTGGCGCCCTACGTCTCCTACGCCACGTCCTTCCTGCCGCAGACCTCGACCGACAAGAACGGCAACGTCCTGTCCCCGACCGAGGGCAAGCAGGTCGAAGTGGGCGTGAAATACCAGCCCAAGGTCTGGAACGCGATGCTGACCGCCGGCATTTATGAGCTGCGCGAGACCAACGTCGCCACCACCGACCCCAGCTTCCCCACCGCCTCCATCGCGGCGGGCGAGGTGCGGTCGCGCGGTGTGGAACTGGAAGGTTCCGCCAGCCCGATCCAGGGCCTGGACCTGCACGCCAGCTACACCTACATCGACAACATGGTCACCAAGGACAATTCGGGCCTTGAGGGCTCGCGTCCCTACGCCGTGCCGCAGACCACGGCCAACGCCTACGCCAACTACACCCTGCAGGAAGGCCCGCTGGCCGGCGTGGGCTTCGGTGGCGGCGTGCGTTACCTGGGCCGCAGCTTCAATGGCGCCGCCGACGGTGCGGGCGCCATGGCCATCCCCGGCGCCACCCTGTTCGACCTGATGGGCAGCTACGACTTCAGCCACCTGGCGCCGTCGCTGACCGGCCTGACCGTGAACCTGGACGTCACCAACCTGCTGGACCGCCGCTACATCTCCTCGTGCTACAGCACCATCTGGTGCTGGTATGGCCCGGGCCGCGATGTGAAGGCCAACGTCAGCTACCGTTGGTAA
- a CDS encoding DUF5694 domain-containing protein has protein sequence MKRMRCRSVALALAMALGRAGPGVAATAQDYRPVFHPEQLKGPPAGKPNEVLVLGTAHLSELPAPFQPDMLAPLLMRLAAWRPAEITTENVSGLQCDAMRRYPSRYASSTPDYCPDPTAAGQSLGLDVPAANAEAERLLAAWPSTPSAAQRRHLAAVFLAAGEPGSALVQWLRLAPTERAEGDGLTAALVAYLDKRKDRHDETALIAAALAARLGLERLWSVDDHTADTSDPADRDAYTAAITHAWDNPATKARVDEDKRLQAGLAEPDGLLKMYRADNAPGAPLLAYQSDFGAALMEPSPQAFGRGYVGYWETRNLRMVANIRDVLGQHPGTRLLAIVGASHKGYFEAYLNQMHDVRLVDANTVLR, from the coding sequence ATGAAGCGTATGCGGTGTCGATCGGTGGCCTTGGCGCTGGCCATGGCCTTGGGGCGTGCTGGACCGGGGGTGGCGGCCACCGCGCAGGACTACCGCCCCGTCTTTCATCCCGAGCAGTTGAAGGGCCCGCCCGCCGGCAAACCGAATGAGGTGCTGGTCCTGGGAACGGCCCACCTTTCCGAATTGCCCGCCCCTTTCCAGCCCGACATGCTGGCCCCGCTGTTGATGCGGCTGGCGGCATGGCGGCCGGCGGAAATCACCACCGAGAACGTCTCCGGCCTGCAATGCGACGCCATGCGCCGCTATCCCAGCCGCTACGCGTCAAGCACTCCGGATTATTGCCCCGACCCCACCGCCGCCGGCCAGTCCCTGGGGTTGGATGTGCCGGCCGCCAATGCCGAGGCCGAACGCCTGCTGGCGGCGTGGCCCTCCACGCCATCCGCCGCCCAGCGGCGCCACCTGGCCGCCGTCTTCCTGGCGGCGGGGGAGCCGGGCTCCGCCCTGGTGCAATGGCTGCGCCTGGCGCCGACGGAGCGGGCGGAGGGTGACGGCCTGACCGCCGCGCTGGTGGCCTATCTGGACAAACGCAAGGACCGGCACGACGAGACCGCCCTGATCGCCGCGGCCCTGGCGGCGCGCCTGGGCTTGGAGCGCCTGTGGAGCGTGGACGACCACACCGCCGACACCAGCGACCCGGCGGACCGGGACGCCTACACGGCGGCGATCACCCACGCCTGGGACAACCCCGCCACCAAGGCGCGGGTGGATGAGGACAAGCGGCTGCAGGCCGGCCTGGCGGAACCGGACGGCCTGCTGAAGATGTACCGCGCCGACAACGCGCCGGGGGCGCCGCTGCTGGCCTACCAGTCCGACTTCGGCGCCGCCTTGATGGAACCGTCGCCGCAGGCCTTCGGCCGGGGGTACGTCGGGTACTGGGAAACGCGCAACCTGCGCATGGTGGCGAACATCCGCGACGTGCTGGGCCAGCACCCGGGCACCCGCCTGCTGGCCATCGTCGGCGCCTCCCACAAGGGCTATTTCGAGGCTTATCTGAACCAGATGCATGACGTGCGCCTGGTGGATGCGAACACGGTGCTGCGCTAA
- a CDS encoding serine hydrolase, with amino-acid sequence MDRRGFLGNTMLAGAVLAWAGAPATAAPLPADGLEAQVATLVADGGFSGTVLVEHQGAVVLHQAYGLAERSFQVPCRLDGLYRIASITKLFTSTLVLRLAARGRLSLDAVIRTYLPAYKGPAADTVSVRQLLTHTSGIENFDKGLTSYTDAARAGIPAYQLPHSSDELMDRYASGPLVNPPGSTFDYNNADYVILGKVVEAVTGGTYDQALRHDILDPLGLAHTGMARQDVILPNLAATYYKDGDRDLAHDMPVYPQNWYAAGGLYSTTGDLLAFARALYGGTLLSPAQLAQLLTPAKEEYGFGLWLSDLQARGRPHRYAQRPGRIMGANTLLLRFLDDDLTIIILGNTNLADTDRMGFRIARWFLGPKD; translated from the coding sequence ATGGACAGGCGGGGATTCCTGGGCAACACGATGCTGGCCGGCGCCGTCCTGGCATGGGCCGGTGCCCCGGCCACCGCCGCGCCCCTACCCGCCGACGGCCTGGAGGCGCAGGTCGCCACCCTGGTGGCCGACGGCGGCTTCAGCGGCACGGTGCTGGTGGAACACCAGGGTGCGGTCGTGCTGCACCAGGCCTATGGCCTGGCGGAACGGTCCTTCCAGGTGCCCTGCCGGTTGGACGGCCTCTACCGCATCGCCTCCATCACCAAACTGTTCACGTCCACCCTGGTGCTGCGCCTGGCCGCCCGGGGCCGGCTGTCGCTGGATGCCGTCATCCGTACCTATCTGCCGGCCTACAAGGGCCCGGCGGCGGACACAGTGAGCGTGCGCCAGTTGCTGACCCACACCTCGGGCATCGAGAATTTCGACAAGGGCCTGACCAGCTACACGGACGCGGCACGCGCCGGCATACCGGCCTACCAACTGCCGCACAGCAGCGATGAACTGATGGACCGCTATGCCAGCGGCCCGCTGGTCAACCCGCCGGGCAGCACCTTCGACTACAACAACGCCGACTACGTCATCCTGGGCAAGGTGGTGGAGGCGGTGACCGGCGGCACCTATGACCAGGCCCTGCGCCACGACATCCTGGATCCGTTGGGCCTGGCCCACACCGGCATGGCGCGCCAGGATGTGATCCTCCCCAATCTGGCGGCCACCTATTACAAGGACGGTGACCGGGATCTCGCCCACGACATGCCGGTCTATCCCCAGAACTGGTACGCCGCCGGCGGCCTTTATTCCACCACCGGCGATCTGCTGGCCTTCGCCCGCGCGCTCTACGGCGGCACCCTGCTGTCACCCGCCCAACTGGCCCAGTTGCTGACACCGGCCAAGGAGGAATACGGCTTCGGCCTCTGGCTCTCCGACCTCCAGGCCCGGGGCCGGCCCCACCGCTATGCCCAGCGCCCCGGCCGCATCATGGGCGCCAACACCCTGTTGCTGCGTTTCCTGGACGACGATCTCACCATCATCATCCTGGGCAACACCAACCTGGCGGACACCGACCGCATGGGCTTCCGGATCGCGCGGTGGTTCCTGGGGCCGAAGGACTAA
- the vapB gene encoding type II toxin-antitoxin system VapB family antitoxin has translation MDTAKLFWSGRSQAVRLPKDFRFEGQEVRIRRHGNAVILEPIADNWDWLADVIGPVDEDFAKAAMERPDDQERPALDFFE, from the coding sequence ATGGATACCGCCAAGCTCTTCTGGTCCGGCCGCTCACAAGCCGTACGCCTGCCCAAGGACTTCCGGTTCGAGGGCCAGGAAGTGCGCATCCGCCGCCACGGTAACGCGGTGATCCTGGAACCCATCGCCGACAATTGGGACTGGCTGGCCGATGTCATCGGCCCGGTGGATGAAGACTTCGCCAAGGCGGCCATGGAGCGGCCCGATGACCAGGAACGCCCCGCCCTGGATTTCTTCGAGTGA
- a CDS encoding type II toxin-antitoxin system VapC family toxin — MKFLLDTNAVIAVIKGNPAFLSRMQQHRPEDFGLPSIVVHELYFGAAKSQRQAENMARVDALRFPVLDFDPEDAREAGLIRAQLAAAGTPIGPYDALIAGQALARTLTLVTHNTREFRRVSGLRWEDWE; from the coding sequence GTGAAGTTCCTGCTGGACACCAATGCCGTCATCGCGGTGATAAAAGGCAACCCAGCCTTTCTCAGCCGCATGCAACAGCATAGGCCGGAGGACTTCGGCCTGCCGTCCATCGTGGTGCATGAGCTTTACTTTGGTGCCGCCAAGAGCCAGCGCCAAGCGGAGAACATGGCCCGGGTGGATGCCCTGCGCTTCCCCGTTCTGGACTTCGACCCCGAGGACGCACGAGAAGCCGGCCTCATCCGCGCCCAATTGGCGGCGGCGGGCACGCCCATCGGGCCGTATGACGCACTGATCGCCGGGCAAGCGTTGGCACGCACCCTGACGCTGGTGACGCACAATACGCGGGAATTTAGACGAGTGTCGGGACTGCGTTGGGAAGACTGGGAATAA
- a CDS encoding N-acetylmuramoyl-L-alanine amidase: MQLDADGWVVDPEVTKHPFPNLKHGTITAIDGIIVHQTDSPNRDATFNSYAGKAPNGAHFLIDKNGDVYQTASMHWELWHVGQLQARCLLSHSCPPTELAAIKKWDAAAVHKIEKKKAFPDRFPMNDDSIGIEIVGYHVETEKGVTYEPVTPEQNTSLTRLVAGLKMVLNFPTIEIYRHPAVGVKNPHEAETAKWD; the protein is encoded by the coding sequence ATGCAGCTGGATGCGGATGGTTGGGTCGTCGACCCCGAGGTGACCAAACACCCCTTTCCCAATCTCAAGCACGGGACCATCACCGCGATCGACGGGATCATCGTCCACCAAACGGACTCGCCCAACCGCGACGCCACCTTCAACAGCTACGCCGGCAAGGCGCCGAACGGCGCGCACTTCCTGATCGACAAGAATGGGGACGTCTATCAGACGGCCTCCATGCATTGGGAGCTGTGGCATGTCGGGCAGTTACAAGCGCGCTGCCTTCTGAGCCACAGTTGTCCACCGACCGAGCTGGCGGCGATCAAGAAGTGGGATGCCGCGGCGGTTCATAAGATTGAGAAAAAGAAAGCGTTTCCTGATCGCTTCCCCATGAACGACGATTCCATCGGCATAGAAATCGTCGGTTACCACGTGGAAACGGAGAAAGGCGTGACATATGAACCAGTCACGCCAGAGCAGAACACATCTTTGACCCGGCTGGTCGCCGGCCTGAAGATGGTTCTGAATTTCCCGACCATTGAGATTTACCGACACCCGGCGGTGGGCGTCAAAAACCCACATGAGGCGGAGACCGCGAAATGGGATTGA
- the aspS gene encoding aspartate--tRNA ligase translates to MHSYRSHTCGALRLEDAGKTVRLSGWIHRKRDHGQLLFVDLRDNYGLTQCVIDIDNPGFKVLEAARLESVITVTGRVVARTGDTINDKLPTGHVEVKADEVVVQSLADQLPLQVNSDQDAGEDIRLRYRFLDLRRTKMHRNIHLRSNVIASARRRMIDAGFTEFQTPILTSSSPEGARDFLVPARNHPGKFYALPQAPQQFKQLLMVAGFDRYFQIAPCFRDEDSRADRSPGEFYQLDFEMSFVTQDDVFAAIEPVIHGIFTEFRDFTGVAKTVSPYPFPRIPFAESMLKYGNDKPDLRNPLVITDVSDVFRRDDVEFKAFRGVLDKGGVVRCVKAPAVGDKPRSFFDKLNDWARGLGAPGLGYILFENGAGKGPIAKFVPEAAQVMLRELTGAVDGDAVFFVCDLEGPAAKLAGQARTRVGEELGLIEQGAFRFCWIVDFPMYEKDEETGKIDFSHNPFSMPQGGLEALTGMNPLDIKAFQYDIVCNGIELSSGAIRNHKPEIMYKAFEIAGYSAEDLETRFGGMLSAFKLGAPPHGGSAPGIDRIVMLLADEPNIREVIVFPLNQRAEDLLMQAPNAVDTARLKELSIKLDLPKPKITTEAKEG, encoded by the coding sequence ATGCACTCCTATCGTTCCCACACCTGCGGCGCCCTGCGCCTGGAAGACGCCGGCAAGACCGTCCGCCTCTCCGGCTGGATCCACCGCAAGCGTGACCATGGCCAATTGCTGTTTGTCGACCTGCGCGACAATTACGGCCTGACGCAGTGCGTGATCGATATCGACAATCCCGGCTTCAAGGTGCTGGAGGCTGCGCGCCTGGAATCGGTGATCACCGTCACCGGCCGCGTCGTGGCCCGCACCGGCGACACCATCAACGACAAGCTGCCCACCGGCCATGTCGAGGTGAAGGCGGATGAGGTCGTGGTGCAGAGCCTGGCCGACCAGCTGCCGCTGCAGGTGAACTCCGACCAGGACGCGGGTGAGGACATCCGCCTGCGCTATCGCTTCCTGGATCTGCGGCGCACCAAGATGCACCGCAACATCCACCTGCGCTCCAACGTCATCGCCTCGGCCCGCCGCCGCATGATCGACGCCGGCTTCACCGAGTTCCAGACCCCCATCCTGACCTCGTCCTCGCCGGAAGGCGCCCGCGACTTCCTGGTGCCGGCGCGCAACCATCCCGGCAAGTTCTACGCCCTGCCGCAGGCGCCGCAGCAGTTCAAGCAGCTGCTGATGGTGGCGGGCTTCGACCGCTACTTCCAGATCGCCCCCTGCTTCCGGGACGAGGACAGCCGCGCCGACCGCTCACCCGGCGAGTTCTACCAGCTCGATTTCGAGATGAGCTTCGTGACGCAGGACGACGTGTTCGCCGCGATCGAGCCCGTCATCCACGGCATCTTCACGGAATTCCGCGACTTCACCGGTGTGGCCAAGACCGTCAGCCCCTATCCGTTCCCGCGCATCCCCTTCGCGGAGAGCATGCTGAAGTACGGCAACGACAAGCCGGACCTGCGCAACCCGCTGGTGATCACCGACGTGTCGGACGTGTTCCGCCGCGACGACGTGGAGTTCAAGGCCTTCCGTGGTGTGCTGGACAAGGGCGGCGTCGTCCGCTGCGTCAAGGCGCCGGCCGTGGGCGACAAGCCCCGCAGCTTCTTCGACAAGCTGAACGACTGGGCTCGCGGCCTGGGCGCGCCGGGCCTGGGCTACATCCTGTTCGAGAATGGCGCCGGCAAGGGCCCCATCGCCAAGTTCGTGCCGGAAGCGGCGCAGGTGATGCTGCGTGAGCTGACCGGTGCGGTGGACGGCGATGCCGTGTTCTTCGTCTGCGACCTGGAAGGCCCGGCCGCCAAGCTGGCCGGCCAGGCCCGCACCCGCGTGGGTGAGGAACTGGGCCTGATCGAGCAGGGCGCCTTCCGCTTCTGCTGGATCGTCGACTTCCCGATGTACGAGAAGGACGAGGAGACGGGGAAGATCGACTTCTCCCACAACCCCTTCTCCATGCCGCAGGGCGGCCTGGAGGCCCTGACCGGCATGAACCCGCTGGACATCAAGGCCTTCCAGTACGACATCGTCTGCAACGGCATCGAACTGTCCTCGGGCGCCATCCGTAACCACAAGCCCGAGATCATGTACAAGGCGTTCGAGATCGCCGGCTATTCGGCCGAGGACCTCGAGACCCGCTTCGGCGGCATGCTGTCGGCCTTCAAGCTGGGCGCCCCGCCGCATGGTGGTTCCGCCCCCGGCATCGACCGCATCGTCATGCTGCTGGCCGATGAGCCCAACATCCGCGAGGTCATCGTCTTCCCGCTGAACCAGCGCGCCGAAGACCTGCTGATGCAGGCCCCCAACGCGGTGGACACCGCGCGCCTGAAGGAACTGTCGATCAAGCTCGACCTGCCCAAGCCCAAGATCACCACGGAGGCGAAGGAAGGCTGA